The following DNA comes from Mycobacterium sp. MS1601.
CGCCTCCGCCGTCCACACCTCCCCCGCCGCCACCCTTGCCTGCCAAGCCCTTTCCCAAGGAGTGCCCGGCGCCCGGCGTCATGCAGGGCTGCCTGGAGAGCACCAGCGGCCTGATCATGGGCCGTGACGGAAAGACGGCTCTGGTGGCCGAACGCACCACCGGCGTGGTGAAAGAGGTTTCGATCAGCGCCGAGCCCAAGGTGGTGTTGACCGTCCCGGTCGACGGCTCCGGCGACGGCGGGCTGCTCGACATCGTGAAGTCCCCCACCTACTCGCAGGACCGGCTGATGTATGCCTACGTCAGCACGGCTACCGACAACCGCGTGATCCGGATCGCCGACGGCGATGTGCCCAAGGAGATCCTGACGGGCATCCCGAAGGGCGCCACAGGCAATACCGGCTCGTTGATCTTCACCAGTCCCACCACACTGCTGGTGCAGACCGGGGATGCCGGCAACCCCGCAATGGCCGCCGACCCCGCCTCACTGGCGGGCAAGGTGCTGCGCATCGAGCAGCCCACCACGGTGGATCAGGCGCCGACCACCACCGCACTGTCCGGAATGGGCGCCGGCGGCGGCATGTGCATCGACCCCGCCGACGGTGCGCTCTACATCACCGATCGCACCGCCACCGCGGACAGGTTGCAGCGCATCACCAAGGATTCGCAGACGTCGACTGTGTGGGAGTGGCCGGCCAAACCCGGGGTCGCCGGTTGTGCGGCCTTGGAGGGCACCGTGCTGGTGAACCTCGTCAACACCAAGCAGACCGTCGCAGTGCGGCTGGCGCAGGGCACCGGCGCTGTCACCGGCGAGCCGGAGGTGGTACGCCAGGACGAGCATGGTCATGCCTGGGCGTTGCAACTGTCCGGCGACGGAAACGTCTGGGCGGCAACGGTCAACAAGACCGAAGGTGATGCGGGGCGTCTGGACGACGTGGTGTTCCCGCTGTTCCCGCAGGGCGGCGGATTCCCGCGGACCAACGCAGAGGTCACCTAACACTTAGCATGGGCGTGTGGCAGTCATCTCCCGCGGATTCGGCGCCCACAGGCGCGAATCGAAGCCCGAACTCCCGCCTGGTCAGTATCTGACTACGGACTTCCCGGTGCTCTCGGCCGGCCCGACACCGGATATCGAACTGGCCGACTGGCAATTCGTGCTCGCCGACAGTTCCGGGCCGCTGCGCACCTGGTCGTGGGACGAATTCACCGCTCTGCCCGCCGAGGACGTCCATACCGACATCCACTGCGTCACGCGCTGGTCGAAGCTCGGAACCCGTTGGCGCGGTGTCACTCTGGATACCCTTTTCGCCGAGGTGGAGTCGTCCGACGACTACACGATGGTGCACTCGTACGGCGGCTACACCACCAATGTGCCCGTGGCCGACCTGCTCGACGGACAAGCCTGGCTGGCATACGAATTCGACGGTGAACCGTTGGCGCCCGAGCACGGCGGCCCGGTCCGACTCCTGGTACCGCACCTGTACTTCTGGAAGAGCGCCAAGTGGGCGCGCGGCATCGTCATGCACGCCGACGACGATCCGGGGTTCTGGGAGCAGAACGGATACCACACCTACGGCGACCCGTGGCAGGAGCAGCGCTACTGGTGAACACCACGTGGTACACCGCTACCATTACCGCCGCTCACATGGCCACTCCGGAGGGCAGGGTGATCACGCTCGACGTGCCGGGTTGGCCGGGAAGCCTGGCCGGACAACACGTCGACATCAGACTGACCGCCGAGGACGGCTACCAGGCGGTACGGTCATACTCGCTGGCCTCCTACGGGCCGTCGCAGCAGATGGAGTTGGCCGTCGACCGGCTTCCCGACGGAGAGGTGTCTCCGTATCTGGTGGACGACGCCAGACCGGGTGACCAGTTGGAAGTCAAAGGGCCCATCGGCGGTTACTTTGTTTGGCGCCCAACACAATCCGAACCGATTCAACTGATCGCTGGAGGATCCGGAGTGGTGCCGCTGATGGCGATGATCCGTGCCCATCGAGATTCGGGTAACTCCGCGGAGATG
Coding sequences within:
- a CDS encoding PQQ-dependent sugar dehydrogenase — its product is MVNRRASTSSRKRRVLTASYVGLAATLVLATGCARFDDAQSQPFTTQPQLAPPPPSTPPPPPPLPAKPFPKECPAPGVMQGCLESTSGLIMGRDGKTALVAERTTGVVKEVSISAEPKVVLTVPVDGSGDGGLLDIVKSPTYSQDRLMYAYVSTATDNRVIRIADGDVPKEILTGIPKGATGNTGSLIFTSPTTLLVQTGDAGNPAMAADPASLAGKVLRIEQPTTVDQAPTTTALSGMGAGGGMCIDPADGALYITDRTATADRLQRITKDSQTSTVWEWPAKPGVAGCAALEGTVLVNLVNTKQTVAVRLAQGTGAVTGEPEVVRQDEHGHAWALQLSGDGNVWAATVNKTEGDAGRLDDVVFPLFPQGGGFPRTNAEVT
- a CDS encoding molybdopterin-dependent oxidoreductase; amino-acid sequence: MAVISRGFGAHRRESKPELPPGQYLTTDFPVLSAGPTPDIELADWQFVLADSSGPLRTWSWDEFTALPAEDVHTDIHCVTRWSKLGTRWRGVTLDTLFAEVESSDDYTMVHSYGGYTTNVPVADLLDGQAWLAYEFDGEPLAPEHGGPVRLLVPHLYFWKSAKWARGIVMHADDDPGFWEQNGYHTYGDPWQEQRYW
- a CDS encoding FAD-binding oxidoreductase, coding for MATPEGRVITLDVPGWPGSLAGQHVDIRLTAEDGYQAVRSYSLASYGPSQQMELAVDRLPDGEVSPYLVDDARPGDQLEVKGPIGGYFVWRPTQSEPIQLIAGGSGVVPLMAMIRAHRDSGNSAEMRLLYSVRNAAHAYFAEELAATTDLRLHWQYTATAGRVNADVLAARTISAELEPTVYVCGSNGFVELVATLLVRGGHDPRRIRTERYGGA